One genomic window of Acidobacteriota bacterium includes the following:
- a CDS encoding EAL domain-containing protein, with product MNIERFFNGSLRRKLTLIYSALFGVIILMVAGAVYFSIKVNAERTVKRELLASLAAFEQLWDLSSSNMESSAEVLAADFGFRDAVASEDTETIASAVSNAMLRLDDVQVGVAFPDGRIVTSDGRESQLPDDVHAALLDEDRPHGVVHFDDRHYQTVAVPVRAPGLVGWAMFWTELDADRMAQLESMSAINVNASIVHGDDAQQADGTLFKTRDALGAVHRIDAFGLVTPVNLVITYPLDAAMAPYRPMLLAILIFSLFGAALLVVSGGFVARSLTRPIGALDKAVHALASGDRHPVDVSTDDEFGRLAASFNAMLGDLEAREDAIVRMSREDSETLLANRRAMDDDLAARGDEAGLRIAVIRVMRFRHVRAAVGHAAAAEAVRLLALRVSEFAGGAVAYRISAADLGLILPAGSPFASREALRHLVIGCSQPATIGEASVDLLLCCGFAEPGATGDAPIGPIDQAVVAADFAEKRQEPVNRFDLAEYGNPAATLSLMSEMMMAMGNGGLELHYQPKYSLSSESVSGFEALIRWTHPVRGRIMPDDFIPVAEETGHIRQLTEWVVSQAIHDQAVLKMRGFDLPISVNVSGRQLNDESFALWAIGKVKSSGAKLCFEITETAVINDPEKALRIINLFRQTGIGISIDDYGAGLSSLSYLKQIPANELKIDKSFILTLTEGPSDQLMIKSTIDLAHAMGMSVVAEGVETEHAMALLKVMGADTAQGYFISKPQPLDGMLDFLGARTPRRESA from the coding sequence ATGAACATTGAGCGCTTTTTCAACGGCTCGCTGCGGCGCAAGCTGACGCTGATCTATTCGGCGCTGTTCGGCGTGATCATCCTGATGGTCGCCGGCGCGGTTTATTTCAGCATCAAGGTGAACGCCGAGCGCACGGTGAAGCGCGAGCTGCTGGCCAGCCTCGCGGCGTTCGAGCAGCTGTGGGACCTCTCGTCGAGCAACATGGAATCCAGCGCGGAAGTGCTCGCGGCCGATTTCGGATTCCGTGATGCGGTGGCGTCGGAAGATACCGAGACGATCGCGTCGGCGGTGTCCAACGCGATGCTGCGTCTCGACGACGTGCAGGTTGGCGTGGCCTTCCCGGACGGACGGATCGTGACGAGCGACGGGCGGGAATCCCAGTTGCCGGACGACGTCCATGCCGCCCTCCTCGATGAGGATCGCCCGCACGGCGTGGTGCATTTCGATGACCGCCATTACCAGACGGTCGCGGTGCCGGTCAGGGCGCCGGGGCTGGTCGGCTGGGCGATGTTCTGGACGGAACTTGACGCAGACCGGATGGCGCAGCTCGAGTCGATGTCGGCGATCAACGTCAACGCGTCGATCGTGCACGGCGACGATGCTCAGCAGGCGGACGGCACGCTGTTCAAGACCAGGGACGCCCTTGGCGCGGTGCACCGGATCGATGCTTTCGGGCTTGTGACGCCGGTCAACCTCGTCATCACGTATCCGCTCGACGCCGCAATGGCGCCCTACCGGCCGATGCTGCTGGCCATCCTGATCTTCAGCCTGTTTGGCGCCGCGCTGCTTGTGGTCAGCGGCGGCTTCGTGGCGCGCAGCCTGACGCGGCCGATTGGCGCGCTGGACAAGGCAGTGCACGCCCTGGCGAGCGGCGACCGTCATCCGGTGGACGTGTCAACCGACGACGAATTTGGCCGCCTCGCCGCAAGTTTCAATGCCATGCTGGGCGACCTTGAGGCGCGCGAGGACGCCATCGTCCGGATGTCGCGCGAAGACAGCGAAACCCTGCTCGCCAACCGGCGCGCGATGGACGACGACCTTGCCGCGCGCGGCGACGAGGCGGGCCTGCGAATCGCGGTGATCCGTGTCATGCGCTTCCGCCATGTGCGCGCGGCGGTGGGCCATGCCGCGGCGGCCGAAGCGGTGCGCCTCCTGGCGCTCAGGGTCAGCGAATTTGCCGGCGGCGCGGTGGCCTACCGGATCAGCGCGGCGGATCTCGGTCTTATCCTTCCGGCCGGAAGCCCGTTTGCTTCGCGCGAAGCGCTGCGCCATCTGGTGATCGGCTGCTCGCAGCCCGCGACCATTGGCGAGGCCTCGGTCGACCTGCTGCTGTGCTGCGGCTTTGCCGAACCGGGCGCAACCGGCGACGCGCCGATCGGGCCGATCGACCAGGCGGTGGTGGCGGCGGACTTTGCCGAGAAGCGCCAGGAACCGGTCAACCGCTTTGATCTGGCCGAGTATGGCAACCCGGCGGCCACGCTCTCGCTGATGAGCGAGATGATGATGGCGATGGGCAATGGCGGCCTCGAGCTTCACTACCAGCCCAAATACAGCCTCTCCTCCGAAAGCGTATCCGGCTTCGAGGCATTGATCCGGTGGACGCATCCGGTTCGTGGACGGATCATGCCGGACGATTTCATCCCGGTGGCGGAAGAGACCGGGCACATCCGCCAGCTGACGGAATGGGTTGTCTCGCAGGCGATCCATGACCAGGCGGTGCTGAAGATGCGCGGCTTTGACCTGCCGATCTCCGTGAACGTTTCGGGCCGCCAGCTGAATGACGAGAGCTTCGCGCTGTGGGCCATCGGCAAGGTGAAATCGTCGGGCGCGAAACTGTGCTTCGAGATCACCGAGACGGCGGTGATCAACGATCCCGAGAAAGCGCTGCGGATCATCAACCTGTTCCGTCAGACCGGCATCGGCATTTCGATCGACGACTACGGCGCGGGGCTGTCCTCGTTGTCCTATCTCAAGCAGATCCCCGCCAACGAGCTGAAGATCGACAAGTCGTTCATCCTGACCCTGACGGAAGGCCCGTCGGACCAGCTGATGATCAAGTCGACCATCGACCTGGCGCATGCGATGGGCATGTCGGTGGTCGCCGAAGGCGTCGAGACCGAGCATGCCATGGCGCTGCTCAAGGTGATGGGCGCCGATACCGCGCAGGGCTACTTCATTTCGAAGCCGCAGCCGCTGGACGGCATGCTGGACTTCCTCGGCGCCCGGACACCGCGCAGGGAATCCGCCTGA